A window from Anomalospiza imberbis isolate Cuckoo-Finch-1a 21T00152 chromosome 8, ASM3175350v1, whole genome shotgun sequence encodes these proteins:
- the HOGA1 gene encoding 4-hydroxy-2-oxoglutarate aldolase, mitochondrial: MAFSTRLASSLRSALAALHWAAPRQCRGLSTPQGSEPSLNLGGIFPPLATPFSPTQEVDYAQLEGNLRRYASIPFRGLVVLGSNGEYPYLASRERVEVVSCVRRALPRDRLLLAGSGCESTQATIELTVSMAEAGADVALVVTPCYYRGAMTTAALIHHYTEVGNASPIPVMLYSVPANTGLDLPTEAVVTLAQHPNIIGIKDSGGDITRMGLMVHKTRQEDFQVLAGSAGFLLASYAVGASGGVCALANVLGDPLCQLDHLCRTGQWQEARDLQHRLIEPNTAVTRRFGIPGLKKAMEWFGYYGGPCRAPLAPLSPAQVEELRSTFSANGWL, translated from the exons ATGGCATTCAGCACCCGCCTCGCCTCGTCCCTCCGGTCcgccctggcagctctgcactgGGCAGCCCCCAGGCAGTGCCGGGGGCTCAGCACCCCGCAGGGATCAGAGCCCTCACTCAATCTTGGGGGCATCTTCCCACCCCTCGCCACCCCTTTCTCACCCACACAGGAGGTGGACTATGCCCAGCTGGAGGGGAACCTGCGCCGCTATGCCAGCATCCCTTTCCGAG ggctggtggtgctgggctcCAACGGGGAGTATCCATACCTGGCATCCCGTGAGAGGGTGGAGGTGGTGAGCTGTGTGCGCcgggctctgcccagggaccGCTTGCTGCTGGCTGGCTCGGGCTGCGAAT CCACCCAGGCCACCATCGAGCTGACAGTCAGCATGGCAGAGGCGGGGGCTGACGTGGCGCTGGTTGTGACACCCTGCTATTACCGGGGGGCCATGACCACTGCTGCCCTGATCCATCATTACACAGAG GTTGGCAATGCATCCCCCATCCCTGTGATGCTGTACAGTGTCCCTGCCAACACCGGCCTGGACCTGCCCACGGAGGCTGTCGTCACCTTGGCTCAGCACCCGAACATCATTGGGATCAAGGACAGTGGTGGGGAC ATCACCCGCATGGGGCTGATGGTCCACAAGACAAGGCAGGAGGATTTCCAGGTGCTGGCAGGATCAGCTGGCTTCCTGCTGGCGAGTTATGCTGTGG GTGCCTCTGGAGGCGTGTGTGCCCTCGCCAATGTTCTGGGTGACCCATTGTGTCAGCTGGACCACCTGTGCCGCACGGGCCAGTGGCAGGAGGCCCGTGACCTGCAGCACCGCCTCATTGAGCCCAACACAGCG GTCACCCGCCGGTTTGGGATCCCGGGGCTGAAGAAGGCCATGGAGTGGTTTGGCTACTACGGAGGTCCCTGCCGTGCACCCCTGGCCCCTCTGAGCCCTGCCCAGGTTGAAGAACTGAGGAGCACCTTCAGTGCCAATGGCTGGTTGTGA
- the ANKRD2 gene encoding ankyrin repeat domain-containing protein 2 isoform X1, whose product MELDVERAKELIEQKLAEEEKEEKLKRDGAREPPAVERMNTPELEEEKRCGPRNWGLEAIKGQEKVRRSSVDLRREIIDVGSIQRLIELRKQRRQRRAERAATPEPTPPPEPLEIEGPVEPETFLRAAVQGKMHVIEKFLADGGSPDTCDEFHRTALHRSSLEGHMEILQKLLESGATVDFRDRVRLDSASSCMLVWASGCVAARTTAGLGTLQSLVLSLSRRWLQAGLCQFSSSMRTCWGRGQAQGRGVPHHDTALYVQLDCTAVHWACRGGHLDAVKLLQDRGADLNVKDKLLSTPLHVATRTGHLDIVEHLIHCGVDINAPDREGDTALHDATRLSRYKIIKTLILYGADMMAKNEAGKTPTDLVQQWQVDTRQALETKEQPQGEMEVPA is encoded by the exons ATGGAGCTGGATGTGGAACGGGCCAAGGAGCTCATCGAGCAGAAgctggcagaggaggagaaggaggag AAACTCAAAAGGGATGGTGCACGGGAGCCACCGGCCGTGGAGCGGATGAACACAcctgagctggaggaggagaagcGCTGTGGTCCCAGGAACTGGGGCCTTGAGGCCATCAAG GGCCAGGAGAAGGTGCGGAGGAGTTCAGTGGATCTGAGGCGGGAGATCATCGATGTGGGGAGCATCCAACGTCTCATCGAGCTCCGCAAGCAGCGCCGGCAGCGCCGGGCAGAGCGGGCGGCTACCCCCGAGCCCACTCCACCACCTGAGCCCCTGGAGATT GAGGGTCCTGTGGAGCCAGAGACCTTCCTGCGAGCTGCTGTCCAGGGCAAGATGCACGTCATCGAGAAGTTTCTGGCAGACGGTGGCTCCCCTGACACATGTGATGAG TTCCACCGCACAGCCCTGCACCGCTCCTCGCTGGAGGGACACATGGAAATCCTGCAGAAGCTCCTGGAAAGTGGGGCCACTGTTGACTTCAGGGACCGGGTGAGGCTAGATTCTGCTTCCAGCTGCATGCTGGTCTGGGCATCTGGGTGTGTTGCAGCCAGAACTACAGCAGGACTGGGGACCCTGCAGTCCCTAGTGCTGTCCCTATCACGGAggtggctgcaggcagggctttGCCAGTTCAGCTCCAGCATGAGGACCTGCTGGGGCAGAGGACAGGCACAGGGTAGGGGTGTCCCCCACCATGACACAGCACTGTATGTCCAGCTGGACTGCACTGCCGTGCACTGGGCCTGCCGGGGCGGGCACCTGGATGCTGTCAAACTGCTGCAGGACCGCGGGGCAGACCTCAATGTGAAGGACAag CTGCTCAGCACACCTCTTCATGTGGCCACCCGAACCGGACACCTTGACATTGTGGAGCATCTCATCCACTGCGGGGTGGATATCAATGCCCCCGACAGG GAAGGTGACACAGCACTGCATGATGCCACACGGCTCAGTCGCTACAAGATCATCAAAACGCTGATCCTGTATGGGGCTGACATGATGGCCAAGAATGAG GCTGGCAAGACCCCGACAGACCTGGTGCAGCAGTGGCAGGTGGACACACGCCAGGCGCTGGAGACCAAGGAGCAGCCGCAGGGGGAGATGGAGGTCCCAGCATGA
- the ANKRD2 gene encoding ankyrin repeat domain-containing protein 2 isoform X3, whose protein sequence is MELDVERAKELIEQKLAEEEKEEKLKRDGAREPPAVERMNTPELEEEKRCGPRNWGLEAIKGQEKVRRSSVDLRREIIDVGSIQRLIELRKQRRQRRAERAATPEPTPPPEPLEIEGPVEPETFLRAAVQGKMHVIEKFLADGGSPDTCDEFHRTALHRSSLEGHMEILQKLLESGATVDFRDREGDTALHDATRLSRYKIIKTLILYGADMMAKNEAGKTPTDLVQQWQVDTRQALETKEQPQGEMEVPA, encoded by the exons ATGGAGCTGGATGTGGAACGGGCCAAGGAGCTCATCGAGCAGAAgctggcagaggaggagaaggaggag AAACTCAAAAGGGATGGTGCACGGGAGCCACCGGCCGTGGAGCGGATGAACACAcctgagctggaggaggagaagcGCTGTGGTCCCAGGAACTGGGGCCTTGAGGCCATCAAG GGCCAGGAGAAGGTGCGGAGGAGTTCAGTGGATCTGAGGCGGGAGATCATCGATGTGGGGAGCATCCAACGTCTCATCGAGCTCCGCAAGCAGCGCCGGCAGCGCCGGGCAGAGCGGGCGGCTACCCCCGAGCCCACTCCACCACCTGAGCCCCTGGAGATT GAGGGTCCTGTGGAGCCAGAGACCTTCCTGCGAGCTGCTGTCCAGGGCAAGATGCACGTCATCGAGAAGTTTCTGGCAGACGGTGGCTCCCCTGACACATGTGATGAG TTCCACCGCACAGCCCTGCACCGCTCCTCGCTGGAGGGACACATGGAAATCCTGCAGAAGCTCCTGGAAAGTGGGGCCACTGTTGACTTCAGGGACCGG GAAGGTGACACAGCACTGCATGATGCCACACGGCTCAGTCGCTACAAGATCATCAAAACGCTGATCCTGTATGGGGCTGACATGATGGCCAAGAATGAG GCTGGCAAGACCCCGACAGACCTGGTGCAGCAGTGGCAGGTGGACACACGCCAGGCGCTGGAGACCAAGGAGCAGCCGCAGGGGGAGATGGAGGTCCCAGCATGA
- the ANKRD2 gene encoding ankyrin repeat domain-containing protein 2 isoform X4, giving the protein MELDVERAKELIEQKLAEEEKEEKLKRDGAREPPAVERMNTPELEEEKRCGPRNWGLEAIKGQEKVRRSSVDLRREIIDVGSIQRLIELRKQRRQRRAERAATPEPTPPPEPLEIEGPVEPETFLRAAVQGKMHVIEKFLADGGSPDTCDEFHRTALHRSSLEGHMEILQKLLESGATVDFRDRLDCTAVHWACRGGHLDAVKLLQDRGADLNVKDKLLSTPLHVATRTGHLDIVEHLIHCGVDINAPDREGDTALHDATRLSRYKIIKTLILYGADMMAKNEAGKTPTDLVQQWQVDTRQALETKEQPQGEMEVPA; this is encoded by the exons ATGGAGCTGGATGTGGAACGGGCCAAGGAGCTCATCGAGCAGAAgctggcagaggaggagaaggaggag AAACTCAAAAGGGATGGTGCACGGGAGCCACCGGCCGTGGAGCGGATGAACACAcctgagctggaggaggagaagcGCTGTGGTCCCAGGAACTGGGGCCTTGAGGCCATCAAG GGCCAGGAGAAGGTGCGGAGGAGTTCAGTGGATCTGAGGCGGGAGATCATCGATGTGGGGAGCATCCAACGTCTCATCGAGCTCCGCAAGCAGCGCCGGCAGCGCCGGGCAGAGCGGGCGGCTACCCCCGAGCCCACTCCACCACCTGAGCCCCTGGAGATT GAGGGTCCTGTGGAGCCAGAGACCTTCCTGCGAGCTGCTGTCCAGGGCAAGATGCACGTCATCGAGAAGTTTCTGGCAGACGGTGGCTCCCCTGACACATGTGATGAG TTCCACCGCACAGCCCTGCACCGCTCCTCGCTGGAGGGACACATGGAAATCCTGCAGAAGCTCCTGGAAAGTGGGGCCACTGTTGACTTCAGGGACCGG CTGGACTGCACTGCCGTGCACTGGGCCTGCCGGGGCGGGCACCTGGATGCTGTCAAACTGCTGCAGGACCGCGGGGCAGACCTCAATGTGAAGGACAag CTGCTCAGCACACCTCTTCATGTGGCCACCCGAACCGGACACCTTGACATTGTGGAGCATCTCATCCACTGCGGGGTGGATATCAATGCCCCCGACAGG GAAGGTGACACAGCACTGCATGATGCCACACGGCTCAGTCGCTACAAGATCATCAAAACGCTGATCCTGTATGGGGCTGACATGATGGCCAAGAATGAG GCTGGCAAGACCCCGACAGACCTGGTGCAGCAGTGGCAGGTGGACACACGCCAGGCGCTGGAGACCAAGGAGCAGCCGCAGGGGGAGATGGAGGTCCCAGCATGA
- the ANKRD2 gene encoding ankyrin repeat domain-containing protein 2 isoform X2 has protein sequence MNTPELEEEKRCGPRNWGLEAIKGQEKVRRSSVDLRREIIDVGSIQRLIELRKQRRQRRAERAATPEPTPPPEPLEIEGPVEPETFLRAAVQGKMHVIEKFLADGGSPDTCDEFHRTALHRSSLEGHMEILQKLLESGATVDFRDRVRLDSASSCMLVWASGCVAARTTAGLGTLQSLVLSLSRRWLQAGLCQFSSSMRTCWGRGQAQGRGVPHHDTALYVQLDCTAVHWACRGGHLDAVKLLQDRGADLNVKDKLLSTPLHVATRTGHLDIVEHLIHCGVDINAPDREGDTALHDATRLSRYKIIKTLILYGADMMAKNEAGKTPTDLVQQWQVDTRQALETKEQPQGEMEVPA, from the exons ATGAACACAcctgagctggaggaggagaagcGCTGTGGTCCCAGGAACTGGGGCCTTGAGGCCATCAAG GGCCAGGAGAAGGTGCGGAGGAGTTCAGTGGATCTGAGGCGGGAGATCATCGATGTGGGGAGCATCCAACGTCTCATCGAGCTCCGCAAGCAGCGCCGGCAGCGCCGGGCAGAGCGGGCGGCTACCCCCGAGCCCACTCCACCACCTGAGCCCCTGGAGATT GAGGGTCCTGTGGAGCCAGAGACCTTCCTGCGAGCTGCTGTCCAGGGCAAGATGCACGTCATCGAGAAGTTTCTGGCAGACGGTGGCTCCCCTGACACATGTGATGAG TTCCACCGCACAGCCCTGCACCGCTCCTCGCTGGAGGGACACATGGAAATCCTGCAGAAGCTCCTGGAAAGTGGGGCCACTGTTGACTTCAGGGACCGGGTGAGGCTAGATTCTGCTTCCAGCTGCATGCTGGTCTGGGCATCTGGGTGTGTTGCAGCCAGAACTACAGCAGGACTGGGGACCCTGCAGTCCCTAGTGCTGTCCCTATCACGGAggtggctgcaggcagggctttGCCAGTTCAGCTCCAGCATGAGGACCTGCTGGGGCAGAGGACAGGCACAGGGTAGGGGTGTCCCCCACCATGACACAGCACTGTATGTCCAGCTGGACTGCACTGCCGTGCACTGGGCCTGCCGGGGCGGGCACCTGGATGCTGTCAAACTGCTGCAGGACCGCGGGGCAGACCTCAATGTGAAGGACAag CTGCTCAGCACACCTCTTCATGTGGCCACCCGAACCGGACACCTTGACATTGTGGAGCATCTCATCCACTGCGGGGTGGATATCAATGCCCCCGACAGG GAAGGTGACACAGCACTGCATGATGCCACACGGCTCAGTCGCTACAAGATCATCAAAACGCTGATCCTGTATGGGGCTGACATGATGGCCAAGAATGAG GCTGGCAAGACCCCGACAGACCTGGTGCAGCAGTGGCAGGTGGACACACGCCAGGCGCTGGAGACCAAGGAGCAGCCGCAGGGGGAGATGGAGGTCCCAGCATGA
- the UBTD1 gene encoding ubiquitin domain-containing protein 1 encodes MGGCVGRQRRERPAAGGNTRKRAGRNEPLKKECPKWKSDYPMTDGQLRSKRDEFWDTAPAFEGRKEIWDALKAAAYAVEANNHSLAQAILDGASITLPHGSLTECYDELGNRYQLPVYCLAPPVNLILERSEEEAVEAAEPLPSARREFTLKVRLSTGKDLRLSASMSDTIGQLKKQLQAQEGIDLAWQRWFFSGKLLTDRTRLQETKIQKDFVVQVIVNQPLPPRN; translated from the exons GCCGCAATGAGCCCCTGAAAAAGGAGTGTCCCAAGTGGAAGAGTGACTACCCCATGACAGACGGGCAGCTGCGCAGCAAGCGGGACGAGTTTTGGGACACGGCACCAGCCTTTGAAGGCCGCAAGGAGATCTGGGATGCCCTgaaggcagctgcctatgctgTAGAAGCCAATAACCACAGTCTGGCCCAGGCCATCCTCGATGGAGCCAGCATCACCCTGCCCCATG ggtccctGACGGAGTGCTATGATGAGCTGGGCAACCGGTACCAGCTGCCCGTCTACTGCCTTGCGCCCCCGGTCAACCTGATCCTGGAGCGGAGCGAGGAGGAGGCGGTGGAAGCGGCTGAACCTCTGCCCAGTGCCCGGCGGGAGTTCACCCTCAAGGTGCGCCTCTCCACCGGCAAGGACCTGCGGCTCAGCGCCAGTATGAGTGACACCATTGGGCAGctgaagaagcagctgcaggcacaggagggCATTGACCTGGCCTGGCAGCGATGGTTCTTCTCAGGCAAGCTGCTCACTGACCGCACACGACTGCAGGAGACCAAGATCCAGAAGGATTTTGTTGTGCAAGTGATTGTCAACCAGCCCCTTCCACCCAGGAACTGA